The Rhodopseudomonas palustris genome window below encodes:
- the mdh gene encoding malate dehydrogenase, giving the protein MARDKIALIGSGQIGGTLAHMIGLKELGDVVLFDIAEGVPQGKALDIAESSPVDGFDANFTGANSYEAIEGASVVIVTAGVPRKPGMSRDDLLSINLKVMEQVGAGIKKYAPDAFVICITNPLDAMVWALQKASGMPAKKVVGMAGVLDSARFRYFLADEFNVSVEDVTAFVLGGHGDTMVPLVKYSTVAGIPLPDLVKMGWTSQARLDEIVDRTRNGGAEIVNLLKTGSAFYAPAASAIAMAESYLRDKKRVLPVAAYLNGEYGVKDMYVGVPVVIGSKGVERIVEIEMAGKDREAFDKSVGAVQGLVDACKKIAPDLLGR; this is encoded by the coding sequence ATGGCGCGCGACAAGATTGCTTTGATTGGCTCCGGCCAGATCGGCGGAACGCTGGCTCACATGATCGGGCTGAAAGAGCTCGGCGATGTGGTGCTGTTCGATATCGCCGAGGGCGTGCCGCAGGGTAAGGCGCTCGACATCGCGGAATCCTCGCCGGTCGACGGCTTCGACGCGAATTTCACCGGCGCCAATTCCTACGAGGCGATCGAGGGCGCCAGCGTCGTGATCGTCACCGCCGGCGTGCCGCGCAAGCCCGGCATGAGCCGCGACGACCTCCTCAGCATCAATCTCAAGGTGATGGAGCAGGTCGGCGCCGGCATCAAGAAATACGCCCCCGACGCGTTCGTCATCTGCATCACCAACCCGCTCGACGCGATGGTCTGGGCACTGCAGAAGGCCTCCGGCATGCCGGCCAAGAAGGTGGTCGGCATGGCGGGCGTGCTGGACTCGGCGCGCTTCCGTTACTTCCTGGCCGACGAATTCAACGTCTCGGTCGAGGACGTCACCGCCTTCGTGCTCGGCGGCCACGGCGACACCATGGTGCCGCTGGTGAAGTACTCGACGGTGGCGGGCATTCCGCTGCCGGACCTGGTGAAGATGGGCTGGACCTCGCAGGCCCGTCTCGACGAAATCGTCGACCGCACCCGCAACGGCGGCGCCGAGATCGTCAACCTGCTGAAGACCGGCTCGGCGTTCTACGCCCCGGCCGCCTCGGCGATCGCGATGGCCGAGAGCTATCTGCGCGACAAGAAGCGTGTGCTGCCGGTCGCCGCCTATCTGAACGGCGAATACGGCGTCAAGGACATGTATGTCGGCGTTCCGGTGGTGATCGGCTCCAAGGGCGTCGAGCGCATCGTCGAGATCGAAATGGCCGGCAAGGACCGCGAAGCGTTCGACAAATCGGTCGGCGCCGTGCAGGGCCTGGTCGACGCCTGCAAGAAGATCGCGCCCGATCTGCTCGGGCGCTGA